The Macaca nemestrina isolate mMacNem1 chromosome 1, mMacNem.hap1, whole genome shotgun sequence genome contains the following window.
AGTTTCCCAGAACATTTCAGGCCACCAGAAGTAGCTCTCTCCCACTAGAGAAGAGCTGCCCCTTGCAAAACCACTCAGCTGGAGGGGAGGCTCTGCAGGTTAATGCTTGTCCTCCTCAGCATCATCTACTTCTCTGACGTCTCATTACCTTCAGACCAATGATTAAGATGAAGTCTGATCATACATAGTCCCGGCAGGGAAATTCAGTTTCTGTCCTGGGAGGAAAGAGACTTTCATGGGAAGAAGAACTGGGTAATATATACTGGTATGATTCAGGGGAAGGTGTGTAGGAGTGGATCTTGAGGGGGTTGGAAGGAGGGACATATAATAAGGCAGGGTAGGAAAGAATTTATTGTTATGAGAGTACTCCGCTTCAAATTAGGATTGAATATCTTGGCAAGAATACTTAGGAGTAATATGCCGTAAACATTCttactaattttaatattaagatTCTAactcaagcttgtccaacctgctgCCCGTGGGCCGCacgtggcccaggatggctttgaatgcattccagcacaaattcataaactttattAAAACAGTGTAAGAgttattgtgctttttttttttttttagatcatcagctattgttagtattagtgtattttatgtgtggcccagacaattcttcttccaatgtggctcagggaagccaaaagattggccACCCCTGTCTAACTTGTTCACAAGAATCAGTGAAATATTAGACCAGATTTGTGCTCTCTGAAGGTATGGGACATCCTCTATCCAACACCCTGAGGTCATAATTGGTCATTGCACCACAGGGTTCACATTGAACTGAGTGAAGGAAAGGATGATAATTTAAGAAGAATAAATGTGCTAGTTATCATCTGTGTACTGGCCAGACAATCCAAACCCAGTCCCCACATCCGAGGATCATTACGGGATGCACCTTTTGGATATGGGCAAGGGTTTGAAGTCTCTACCAAACTAACTGAATTGATACTTAGCAGGAGGATGTACTTTTATTAAGGCATTATTAATTCATGATGACGCGTTTATTTGTCAGAGTTGAATATTTCTGTGAAGTGCAATGCTTTCCTATTGTCTTTCAATCTTTGTATCATCAAAATCACAATGCCAGTTAATATGCTACACTcggaatattttaaataactttattcttaaatttaaCAAGCTCTTATTAGAAATGCTTTGgtatcaatagaataaaaaatgctGGTTTTCCCCCAGTGAATCATGTCAAGTAACTGGAAAAGTTACATGTTTGTTTTCCCCAGCTTTTTGGGATTTTTTCACAAATAATGACTACTATTTATTCACATGGCTTAATATGGTACATtgtaatgataatattttggacttcagaaaaaataaaatatccagaagAGAAATTTGCAAATGCTTCTTAGTTTCTTCTCCAAATGATGTTTATATAGGTGGTACAACTCTTAGATCACCTTTTTTCCTAGCTTTGCCATTCTCATCCTTAAAGctgcaaattaaagaaaaaaaaaaaagagagttacAAAAATTCCTCAATTTTTTACCCTAAATGGCCATTCATAGAATGCAGGAAAGTTTAGAACATACCTCAGATGGTTTTATCCAACAATGTGAGCATTGATTTAGTAGCACAAAAAGATAGTAGAAATAATAAGCTATGGTTAACTTAGGGCAGAAGCAGGTTCAGAACCAGAAGGAACCTATTTCTATAAAGATTAGAAAAATTAGTAGAGTAAACACAGTACAAGTGGAACAAATACAGGATTAGTGCACAGTTTCCCTATTAGCCATACATACAGATTCCTATAGGTTGATGACTGTATTTTATGTACATTTCTGAGCTATGTACTGCCAAAATAAAATGGTGTTTACACTTAAACTCTATTTCATGATTGTGTTTGCTTTCAGCTCATTCAACTTCCTTTCCCAAAGGAGCTCCGGCCTTTGGATATATAATAACAAGAACAAATTTCTTTATGAATGAAACAATGTGAACCAGTTATTAAAAGTTGGAGTGATTATAAAATGTCTTTGTCAAGATATAAGCATGCTTTAAAATGGCAGATATATCTTTTTGGATAATATTCTTCTGCTAATAATATATTGAATGtagaaagcatttaaaaatgtagatataGAATGTATAACACTTTTCTGCTATTCTGCATGAGTAAGTATTCTGATACTCTATTCTTATTATTTAGGATTTCAGTGTATAGCTGCCTTAGTCATGTTCCAAAAGTTGAGAGATGCTTTCAAGGCACAGATCTAAAGATTATGTTAATGATCTAATATTACATTCACGGGTAATATGGCCCCAGAACAGGCTATGTAACTGATTGGACAATTTTgtctaatgaaaaataaaatggaagacatgttttctcatttctatgCCATATATTGGTTACTTTTTGACTATGGAAATGACCCCATGCCTAAGAAAACTTTTTGCACAAATATGAGAAGGGATGGGATCTAATTCTTAACAAGACCATGATTATTTTGTCACTCCACttgtatgaaatattttcatttcaatgaaGCTAAAGAGCATTATTTCCCTTGAAACTTTAAGAGGGATGATCATGTCTAGTGGCAGGGCCAAGAGTATTCCCTAGAATTTAGGATGAGCTGAGAGAATGTGCTCTGTAGCAAGCAGGTCTCGATTGCTGGGAGAGGCTGTAGTTACATAGCAGAAGGTGAACAAAGGCAGAAAGCAAGGCTTTATGAAGTTTCTGCTGTTGGATTTTATGGACCTCTGCCTTGCCCCTACCAACAAAAGAGAGTAGGAGTGAGGGGCTTTTTAAGAGTCTCTGTTAAGTCACGGGCAAATTGCTTTTTCTTACAGTCACTCCAATTCCATAAATTGGGCACATCCTGTGTGCTGTGGACATTCAGAGAAGTTTGCTAGAGtctgctttcctttctctccttttttcaaGCCTATGTCAAGTAGATAGTGTGAGTTCCGGTAAATGCATGGGGCCAGAGCATGTTGGCAATAGAAGACCTGGTTTAGCAGCTAAAAACCCTGGGCCATCAGCTCTCTGTTTTACTTctattttctgttcctctctgaTCCCCGCTTCTTCTTCCCATAGCATTTTAGATGCATGGGTTCAGCTGGCTGAACTTGGTAGAAGTCTCCTTACTCTCAGTGTCCCTTGGACTCTAATGGCTGTTGCAGGTTGGCAATCAGCAGCAGTAGCATGTGAACTCCCAGAGCTGAGGTCCCCACCACTTCATCCTGGAATGCCACTGACATCTCTAAGAGGACAGAATAGAGCTGGAAGTACAAGAATAGGTTGGTGAGGACTACCAAAGAAAGCCAGCTACTACCCGCTGACTGGTAGGGGTAGCAGTGAGCTCCCACGCAGAGCTGGCTGGGGCCATGCAATGGTGGAAGTGTCTGGCATTGAGCTTTATCCTATGAACATGTTATATTTACATTAAGCAGATGGACATAATGTTGCCTGAATTTTTCTGTCATGTCTTACTCTGTTCAAAATTTTGACTAACAAAATCTTGTCTTTAGAATCTCCAGCTTCcaccttttcccatttctttcttcttcatgcaGTTTTCCAAACTAAAATTGCTCTTAGATAAGGCATTGATAACCATATTTATACCAAGGGAAAAACGACGAACAATTCCTAACTATTATGCCTACTGGAGCTATTTATATTAAATAGGGGATGTATACCATAAACAAAGGAATTGACCTAAATGGTGAGTTTTCAAGTATCATGAGCATTTTTTGGGGAGTAATGGGGAGAAGCTCAACCCACTGGTGTTTGTGAAATTGGAGTACATAGgtggttatttttctttgtatatggATGGCACCTGAGGGCATATGACactgtgactgacttattttttaaaacctacctAAAAAATACACATCAGCTCTGTAGTCTGTACACCGAATTGGAAAACAGCAATGTAAAACAatatcatggtggaaggcgaggAATTTGGAGCATTCCGTTTATAAGATACTTTGATTGATAATACAGAACTCTGTATTGTTACTTTGTCTGGAATAGGTTTTcctgttttcattattttagttCAGGGGCATGATTAGTGTTGTCTGGAAATGTTAGTCACTTCCTGTCATTTTCCATGGGGTAAATGTGTTGACAAGGTTAGAGGAGAAGAAATAAGGGTGTTCAGGAGGAGCTGGCTAATATCCAAGTTCAGGAAAGGGAGGTTTTATAGTGGATAATGTCACTGCTATTGACCATAAACAGCGTGTTCCTCTTTTCGAAGTCTTccgtgttttttgtttttaaaatgagtttaagATGGCAAAGTTTGATCAGTGAACAAAGCTCTTTCTTAAGATGGAAAGAAACTTAGTATCTTCAGCTTTCCATTGTGGGACATATCAGTCAACTCTGATTGAGGAAGTTATATGCGTGTATACTTTCCAAAAGCTTAGAAATTCTTCAGGTAATGACATTCATCATTGGGATACCTACTGTAACTACTTAAAAGAATGGGAGAAGGTTCATTTTACTCTATTATTAGCTACCTAATATTGGGCTGATGAGTTGTAGAGGAAGAAATATTATTGAATTGTGCAGGTACTACTGCACTTCCATAGAATTATCAAATTCGACTTGTGAAATTAGCCGTACttaatatttattgctttttaatgaGAATCCTTCCATTAGAGACATTTAAAATTACTGTCCCTAGCAAACATACAGAAAGGTTATGTCAGGGTAATTTGATTTACATCTTTAGCCAAGGTAAGTACAGCTATTATAACTGATTTTGTCAGgttcttatttattctttataaatgatAACTAGAATATAATATTTAAGTGATAACAAGGAATCTAAAATTGAGAAGCTATCACTTTTGTAGAAAAAAAGTGTTAAAGTTATTTTCCACTCAATGCTAAAATAGCTGGTTTGCTATAAAGCTATAAAAATTTTATGAAGAATGAGAAATGCTAATatatagaaaatggaaaagataaatatGCCAAGTTGGGGAAGACTATGCAAAGTTAAAGgttatagaaaacataaaataaactaacattctattttaaaatgtagaaaaattaggaaaataaaattaatgaaactaTAGACATATGGAGAAACAAGATACAGCAAGGTAATAAAATACTCTGAAAATAACACTTGTTTCCTGTACTTTCTTGCAAAATTAAGGCAATTTGTTAACTTATATAAGAAGTTTAAATCACAGTGAGGCACAAATAAAGTAGTGAAAAGATTCTAGTGGGAAAAGATATGTTATTGATGATCCAACATATTAGTGAACCAAATACACTGACAAGCAGCACCATACCATGATAGAAGATGAAATTCAAGTTATTAAAGTTCATCAATACAATATCAAATAAGGCAATgatttacttttactttctttatcttttgaagTGATTTAATCACTTTACTATAGTGATAATAATCCCTATCAGCATTAATAAAAAAATCTCAGTGTGTATTAGTTTATGAGGTGGTCAGAGAAGCCGAAAGCAAGACTGTGTTACCACAAGAGAAGCTGGTCACATGACTGAACAGCAGTGGCATGCCTTGTCATTTTTATTACCTGTTAAGGATGGATCCTCGGTCCCATCTCCAGTTGTCTGAACATCAAATGGGGAATGGTGGACAGGGCTGCCTAAGCTTTCTTCTTGCTCCTTCAGAGATATGGAATTTTTGTGGGGAGATTTATGATTTGTGTTTTCATGAGGACTAGCTTCTGATCTTTTTCTAGGAAGTGGTGTTGGTTTGGCTGGCTGGTACACCTGACTATGGGGAGCTATGGGGTGGTAGGATGGCTTCTCAGCTTCtccttcatcctcctcctcctcatcatcaatCACAACCAGCTCAGCATGGATGATCCCATCATATCCTGTCAGAAGCTTCTTGTCTTCTTCACTGTCTTCTGCCTGCTGATATCCCATGAAAATCATTGTCACCGGTTCTGTATCATTTATGTCAGGAGGCAGGGAATGAACGATATTATATCTCACATCTTCCTCGTCCTCCTGACAAGTGGGTGAAGAATTCTGATGTTCAGATTTCCCAAATATTGTCTCTCTGGGGTTCAGCCTTGGCTTTGGGGAGGGTGCATCTTTGTCCCGCATGACATTCGATTCTTCCCAAGGAGTCATCAGCCTCTTTTGTGGGGTGTGAAGCGTCTCTTCTGCTTGTTGAATCACTGATCGGGGATGAGGCACTGGCCGAATGGGACTGATGTGATTGAAGTTGTTTTCCCTTTCCTCTGAAAGACCATTGTCCATATTGTGTATGGATTCATTTACATCCATATCCAGTCCATTAGTTTTAATCTTTATCCTTTCTTGAACGTTTGGTCCAGGGGTCACCGTTTCTCTCTGTGGGGTTGTAGGCCTGTAAAAGGGATTGGCATATACAGGCTCATGATACTCTGTTGGGGATTTAGAGTTTCTCTCTGAAGCTTGTCTTAGAAGTTCCTCGACTTCAACTGGTGCCAGGCCATCAGTGCCATTGTATGCTGCACTATGATTAGAACTTACCGCATATACTGACTTTTGCCCATCGTCATAAACTTTTATTCCTGTACCTTTAAAGTCTTCTGATGGCAGAGGTATTGAAGACAGAACTGTACTTTCTCCAGTCTTCAAGTCTTTTTCAACTTTAATTTCCATGGCATA
Protein-coding sequences here:
- the LOC105485455 gene encoding palmdelphin, coding for MEEAELVKGRLQAITDKRKIQEEISQKRLKIEEDKLKHQHLKKKALREKWLLDGISSGKEQEEMKKQNQQDQHQIQVLEQSILRLEKEIQDLEKAELQISTKEEAILKKLKSIERTTEDIIRSVKVEREERAEESIEDIYANIPDLPKSYIPSRLRKEINEEKEDDEQNRKALYAMEIKVEKDLKTGESTVLSSIPLPSEDFKGTGIKVYDDGQKSVYAVSSNHSAAYNGTDGLAPVEVEELLRQASERNSKSPTEYHEPVYANPFYRPTTPQRETVTPGPNVQERIKIKTNGLDMDVNESIHNMDNGLSEERENNFNHISPIRPVPHPRSVIQQAEETLHTPQKRLMTPWEESNVMRDKDAPSPKPRLNPRETIFGKSEHQNSSPTCQEDEEDVRYNIVHSLPPDINDTEPVTMIFMGYQQAEDSEEDKKLLTGYDGIIHAELVVIDDEEEEDEGEAEKPSYHPIAPHSQVYQPAKPTPLPRKRSEASPHENTNHKSPHKNSISLKEQEESLGSPVHHSPFDVQTTGDGTEDPSLTALRMRMAKLGKKVI